In the genome of Microcoleus vaginatus PCC 9802, the window ACTTTAGTTGCCAAATCCGTCCAGCGGAATTACCGAGCTTTGTTAGCCGAAAATCAACTGCTAAAAGGCACACTTTTAAGTATAATTGATGAGTGCGGCTGCGGGCAAGGAAATCGGTGCGATCGCTGCTGTAAAATTCTCAAAATTCTAGCCAGCGATAATCCAGAAGAAAAACCCGACGCAGCCAGAAAATACCGAGCCATTCTCAGCCAACTCCGCAACTTAGAATAACTGAGAAAGCCTCACTCAAAAGTCTCGAAAATTTATAATCAGGAGGAGCAAAATTATGACAATAGCAACTGCCAAGGATAGCAAAGCCCAAATTTTGCAAAACTTTCAGCAGATTTTAGCCTACCACAAAAAGATCGAATCCAAAGTAGAAACCAAAGAACAGTCAGCCGAAAAAGCCAAAAACAAACAAGTCCTCGAACTCGCCTCCACCTACACAATTGACAGCATCGTCAAAGGCTTAGCAGACTTGCAATTAGATTTCGGCAGCATCACCAGCGGACTTTCCGAAAAACTGAAGGCGGAATCTTCAAAATTAGACGAATTAAAACGCGCGATCGAAATAGAAGCCGAACAATTGCAAGAGTTGCAGCAAATCAGAGTTGTAGCAGACGCCCTCCACATTTTAACTCAAGAACACCGAGAAAAATTGACCCTGCTGGAACAAAACGCTGCTAACCAACGCGAACTTATCGAAAAAGACACGACCCAAAAACGCAAGGTTTGGGAAAAAGAACAGCAAGAATTTGATGCAGCAGTTCAAGAAGAAACTGCACTCATAACTAAAGAGCGTCAGGAAGAAACAGCCGATTACCAATACGAATTACAGCGCACCCGCAAAATCGAAACCGACGAATACGAAGAAACGAAGCGCAAACTAGAACGGGACTTGCAGCAATCTACTCGCGAAAAAGAGAAAAATTGGACACAGCGCGAAAAAGTCCTCAGCGACAACCAAGCGGAGTTTGAAGAGAATCAAAGAAAAGCCGCCGGATTTGAAGAAGAACTCAAACAGGCTTATGTCAAAGCCAAAGAAGAAGCAATTCAAGAAGTTTCCCGCGAAGCTAAAGTCAAGGCAGATTTAGTGGAGAAAGAATGGGAAGGCACTAAGCAGGGATATGAATTGAAAGTGCAATCTCTACAGCAGACAATTGGGCGACAAACCGAACAAATCGCCGAAATTTCCGCGCAACTGCAAGCCACGATGAAGCAAGCGCAAGATTTGGCAATGAAAGCTTTTGCCAGCAAAGCTTAAAACCTAGTAGGGTGTGCAATACACACCTTACGAAAAAATGACAGAAATTTTCCCAAGTATTAAGAAATGAAAAGTCATGAACAAAAGAGTTAGCGACAAAAGCACCAAGGCTGAAATTTTAGAAGCGTACAAGGAAGCAGCGCAAGAAAAAGCGCAGTTAGAATCGCAAATCCAACAGCTAAAGGTTTCCCAAAAGCAAACATTAGTCTCAGAAAAACCTATTGTGGAGGCACCAAAACCAATGGCTTTAACTCAAAATCCACAAAAAATGCAGTCCACAATCGACAATTTGATTTTGCTGCAATTTGGCTTTGGCGGCGCTGTCAGCCAGTTGTCTGAGAAATTAACTTCTGAAGCTGCTAAACTCGAAGAATTGCGGCGCACTGTGGGCGAGGAAATTCAACAACTGCAAGAGTTGCACAGTTTAGAAGATGTTGCAGAAGATACGCTGGACAATTTAATTCAACAGTACGAAGAAAGCGCCAAAACTTTTGCTGGCGAACTCAGCGAACAGCGCGAAACGGTTGAAAAGGAATTGTTGGAACGTCGGCAAGCTTGGGAAAAAGAGCAAGAGCTCCAAAAGTTGGCCGTTAAAGAACGCAATGAGCATCACCAAAAAACTCGCGAGCGGGATGAAGAGTTGTATGATTATGATTTGAATCTTCAGCGAAATCTGGACATCGAAGAATACCAACAGCGCCAGAAAAGGCTGTATCAAGAAATCGAAGAGTTTCAGCAAGAACAGGAGAAACAGTGGGCGGAACGCGAAAAATCTCTTTCGGAACGGGAAAAACTTTATGCTGAGGTGAAAGCTAAGGTAGAAGCTTTCCCGAAAGAACTGGAAGCTAATATCAAGAACGGGAAAGATAACGGTCGCAATATTGGTAATTATCAAGCTAAAGTTAAGGCTGATTTGTCTGCTAAAGATATCGAAGGGCAAAAGCAAAATTATGAACTGCAAATTCAAGGGATGTTGCAGACAATTCAAAATCAAGATGCGCGCCTTGCTAGCTTGTCGAAACAACTGGATTCTGCTTTGAAACAGGTTCAAGATTTGGCGGTGAAGGCGATTGAGGGCTCATCGAATTTGAGTTCTTTGCAAGCAGTCAGGGAAATTGCGATCGAACAAGCGAAGACTCAGCAAAAAAATAAGTAATCCGTAGCGCTTTTAGGAGCTAATTAGGTTGCTTTAGATACCCGATTTCTTGAAGAAGTCGGGTATCTGGGTATTGAAGGGAGAGATTTTTGCGATCGCCCGCGAACTGTGCAAAAATATAAGTATTTAGGATTAGGACAACTGCTATGCTTGATACTAACTACTTCGATCCGCGCGACATTCCTATATATTCTATCCCTGAAGCAGCGCAATATCTCAGGCTCCCGAAGGATAGGTTGCGATCTTGGGTTAAGGGCAGGTCTTCGGAAACAAAAGCGGACAAGCCCTTCTTTGAGCCACTGATTAAGTTACCTCACCCCAAAAATTTTGAACTGCTTCCCCAGTCCAAAAATACACTACTTTCTTTCATAAATTTGGTAGAGGCTCATGTCTTGATTGCCATTTTTAAGGCTACTGGCTTCTCCCGAAAACAACTTAGCACTGCACTCGACTACATCAACGATCATCTTTCGACTCCTCAATTATATGCTGGAAAGGAGTTTGAACGCAAGGTAAGAAATCTTTTATTTAAGAAATTCGGACAGAAGCTTGCAGCATCCGACAGGGAACAGGAAGCAAAACAGATTCTAAACACTTATTTCGATCGCATTGTACGAGATGAAGCTGGATTACCCCTCAAACTCTACCCTTTCACGAAGCTACCAGGTTCCGACGAACCTAAAACAGTGATGATTGACCCCAGAATCTCCTTTGGCCGCCCAGTTTTAGCTGGAACTGGCATTCCCACAGCTATACTGGCGGAACGTTACAAAGCTGGGGATTCCATCGATGAACTTGCCGAAGACTACAATTGCGATCGGCTCCAAATTGAGGAAGGTATTCGCTGCGAACTTCCGCTAGTAGCAGCATGAATGAGATATTTTTCATAGACAGATGTTTAGGAAAGAAACTGGCAGATTCACTACGAAATGAGGGGGCTACAGTAGAAATTCACGACGCTCATTTTAAGCAAGATATGAAGGATGAGGATTGGCTGAGGGAAGTTGGAGAGCGCAATTGGGTGGTATTAACAAAGGACAAGAAAATCGCTAGCCGTCGTTTGGAGTTATTCGCCGTGGCTCAAGGCAATGTCAGGCTTTTTGCATTTGTGGACGGCGATGTTTCTGGAGTTGTAGTGGCACAAGGTTTTGTAAATGCCTTAGAAAATATGCAACAATTTATTCGGGGGAATCAAGCACCTTTCATCGCTAAGGTGCACCAGTCGGGTATGGTAAAGTCCTACAAGAACCGAAAAGAACTTTTGAAAATGCTCCCTAAACCAGTGAGTAAATCATCCCAAATCAATCTCCCTTAGTCCAGTTTTCAAACTGTCCACTCGCTGCGAGTCTTCCTTGAGCCTTAAACCCTATCTACAGCGTTCTAATTTTTAGTAAAAAGCCCGATCGCACTGTTCACTTATCGAAACTGTCCCCTGCTCTCCTGACCGCTTCACTCACGCTATCTATTCTTTAAGTTAATCAACCAAAAGATATATTGGACTTAGAGGCACTATGCAGAAACAAATCATACGCCAAAAAGATACTAATGCTTGGATACTTCAGTGCTGGCTTTCTTTTATTCTTGCCCTTTCCGCCACTACTGTAGGTATCATTTATTTACAGGTAGACCCCTGGCAAAAAGCTTTTATGGGTATGGGTTTAACTTTTTCAGTCGGCTCGTCTTTTACTTTAGCAAAAACCATTCGGGATAACAACGAGGCATCAACATTAACTGCCAGAATCGACGAAGCTAGAGTTGAGAAAATTCTCGCTGAACACCATCCTCTCAAATAAATTTGACTATACAATGTATACAAAAAACAGCCCGCGCGGGCTGTTTTTGTTGTTTGAGCCACAGGTTTCAAGCTGCGGATGGGAATTGGGGATTTCAATGGCTACCTTTGAACTTACGATCGCGCAACTTATTCTTTTGTCGCTGGCGAATACCGGCCTTAACTGTCGCCATATCCACCGGAAAACCAACGACAGGCATCACCTGATCCTTGCGTTCTTCTTCCAGATTCTTGAGTTCGGTGTAATCAACCCAGTGAATGCAATTCACCGGACAAGTGTCGATCGCCTCAGCAATCAACTCTTCAGAATCCCCGTCTTGTCGAACTACCCGCGATCGACCGTAATCCGGTTCAATATAAAAAGTATTGCGAGCAACGTGAGCGCAGTGCTTGCAGCCAATGCAGGTAATCTCATCAACATAGACACCTTTTTGGCGCAACACACCGCCCAATTCCGGTTCCAAACCAGAGCGATCGGGCGCATCCCGCAAAAATCCTCCCAACTCCGGCTCTAAACCAGAGCGATCGCTTGCTGTATCTATTCCGAGTCCAGAAAGCTCAGACATTTAGACCCCCACAATAGTAAATAAGTCCGCGAAAGCGGACTTTGATGAGACAAGATTGCAAAAATCTCGAAAAATTATTAAGCGCACCAACGTTGCACCACCAAGCGGATCGAACCGTCTTGATTTTGCTTTTGCTCAGAAATTTGGAAACCCTGCTTAGCGCTTTCATTCACCACAGTATGGTAAGCGTAGCGCTGAGTCACCTTATTCAGAAAACGGTCTACAGACCAAGCTTGCTGCCAAAACTGCAAGTCAGCCACTAATTCATACTCAGTCCCGTTCCAGCTAAAACCTACGTCGTAGCCGTTTTTTTGCTCAATCACGACCTCAGCGGTGCTGGTTAGGCCGCGATAGCCGCGCACCTCAGTCGGGCCCGACTTCCAGTCGATACCCAAGTCAGTTAAAGCAGCTTCCAAAGAATTCAAATTGCGGATCTGGGTCTTAATTTGGCTAAAATGTGACATGGTGGTTCCAAAAAAACTTAAGTGAACTCAACAAAAAAAATTACCAATCGCTAAAAGCCACTTGGGCCGTCGCTTCGGCTGACTGATGCAGCGCTTGCGTGAAATATTCAGATGTTGACTCTTGGTGAAGCACCACGCCGAGCTGAGCTTCAATTGCAGCCGTTACCTCAGCACAGGAAGCACCGACAATGCCGGTGACCGTTTCCTGTACGCGGCCATCTGGATAGATCACAAACTCTAGTGTTTCCATAATGCGGGCTGACTGAATAGGAATATTGAGAACAGACACCGACACCAGCAAGCCAGGGACGATGCCTCCTGAAGTAGCTTCTTGAGAGTTGGCTGACTGACAAAGCGCTATATCAATTTTGACCAATTGATAGGTTTTGAGTCACAACTTAACAGAACTTATTAATACGTAGAAGCAATACATCAGTTGTATGTAAAGTTTCGCGTAGATCGTGACAGCAGTCAAGTCATACATGAGTGGTGAATATTCGCAAGGGCTATTTGGGAGGGATCGGGAGGGAAGAGCGATCGCGGAGGGTGGGTATGTAAGTTAAGTGCGGTGGGAACCGAGGTACTTAACTTACATAAAGCTAAGGTGATTGACATTTGTCTGCATGATAGTGGGGATCGCCCAACAGCGAGAGGCAAATGCCGCTCAAATCAAGTCTTTGACGGAAGGGTTGCGATCGCGCTAACATCAGAAGTTTATCAAAAGCGCCTTCAGTAACTTCTGGTCGTGGTGAAGCATCGTCAGTTGACTTTTTAACCTGAAGTTCCCCGCAGGAGGGAACTTCAGGTTAAACTTTCTTGGCAGTGATACAAACCATTCCATTAATCATCTCGTTCTGAAGTACCTGTAAACCTATTTCAGATAGCCGATCGCACAACCAATTTTTATTGAGCCGCAGTTTTTGGTAAGAACTGGCACTAAATGACCACCGATCGCCCTGTTTTTGATAGAGTAAGTCATGGACTGCTACGCTGTTTTCCTGATACTCCAAGAAACAAGTGAGGATTGTAAATTCATCACTTTGTACAGGAATAAAACGCTGAGTTCCATGAAGCTCTGCTGAAACATAATCGCGGAAAGTTAAAATCAACATCCCCTTCTCAATCAGCCAGCGCTCAATGTCCAAAAGTAATGAATCGACAGCACTCAATGATTCTAGGTGTGTAAGTGTGTCGCCCATGCAAACAATGAGCTGCGCCTGTTCCTGAATATGTTGCGAGAAATTAAGCAGATCGTCGTGAATGGTACGGATGGAAAGATTTTTAGCGCGATCGCGTAACTCTGAAAGTAGGGCATCACAGAAATCTATAGCTACTACCGAAAAGCCTAATTTCGCTAAAGGAATAGATTGAAATCCTGAGCCTGCACCTAAATCAATGGCTAATCCTCGCGGTGCGGAGTCGAGCGCCAATTGACAAAAAAGAGCGTGATTTCGTTCGATCGCTGCTTCAGGATTTCCTGACATCCAACTGTAAACGGCAGCAAGTTGCTGGTTATAGTGGTCTTGTGCTGTGTTCATTATTATGCTAAGTTCTATGACTCGTTGAAAAGGAGCAAAATCATTCAACCCGATGGAAACTAAACCACCACTGCCACCTTTTACGCGGGAAACTGCTAAAACTAAAGTTCAAATCGCAGAAGATGACTGGAATAGTCGCGCTCCAAAACGAGTAGCTTTAGCTTACACCGAAGATTCACCGTGGCGTAACCCTGTCTAATTTTTCAGTGGAAGGTAACAAACCAAGGCTTTCTTAAAACGAAAGTGGGCAAAAGAACTAGACTACTGTTTGAAAAATGAAGTGTGGAGTTTTACAAAGAAGCTGATTTCTGTGCGCTTTGAATAGCAGTGGCACGAGGGTCAGAGTGCGGATTTCTTCCTTGAAATAATCCCCAAATATCGAAGGAAGAGGGAAAGGGAAGAGCTGAAAGGGTGAAAAAAATGGCTACAAGACAGTTATGATAAGCTTTGCCGCCCTTTTTCATCCTTGATAATTTGACCGTTTATTGGGGTGTAAACTAATATACTCTCTAACTTATTCTTGTTGACAAATATCCATAAAACTTAGCCAATTTTCCGCCCAGATACCCACTTGAAATGTACTGTGCGAACGATAAATACGTTTGGGTTGTTTTGGACGATCTACATATTTTGGCGCTCCCACTTTTTTGACTAATTTTCCTTCAATAATTGTCGCTGTATAAGCGATGCTTACTAACAACATTAAGGTAAATAGCCTGGGTTATGATACTTGGGCATCTTCAATGTTAGAGCTACCGCTTTTATAATCTCTAAACATTTCTTCTATTATATCAAATCTTTGTTTATAATCGCTTATAGCAGCTTTTAAGGTTTTCAATTTAGTTAATATAAACCATCCTTCTTTGAGTGTGACTCCGCGATATTTTCCTTTCCATTTACAAGCGACATTAGCTTTAAATCCTTTAAATTTTGCTGGCGGGGTGACAACCCCGCCCAAAAGCCAGACAGGGCAAAGATTTGACTCACCTGTGTTAAAAAAAGATAGGTCAAGCTAAAGTTACACTCGACCTATGCCAAAAATATTTTACCTAGATTCTATCAGACTCACTTCCAAAGAGAACTAACCCCCTCTCAATTTTTAGTTCTAGAAATAGTGCTCAATCTCTTAACATCAGGAAAACAGGTGAGATTAGAACGACTTGCTCGCGTATTTCCGTACCCCATTACCATGCTCAAGTCGTCGCCGCAAGTTACAAAGATTTTTAGATTTACCCCAGCTTACCTTAACCTGTCTGTGGTTTCCGCTAATTACCTATTGGTTGACAAATTATTGCCACCCCGGACAGAAATTATGGATCGCGATCGATCGCAGCCAATGGGGATGTATCAATCTTTTTATGGTTAGTCTGATATGTCCGCCAAGAGCAATCCCGTTATCTTGGTCCCTGTTACCAAAACGAGGTAGCAGTAATATCAATGAGCAGATCGCCGTCATCTCAACTATTTTACCCTTATTTAAAGATTATCAGCTCGTGGTACTAGGCGATGCCTGAATTCTGTTCAGTAGATTTGGCTAACTAGCTCAGAGAGCAAGATGTGTATTTTTGCTTACGACTCAAACGAAATCATTGTATCGAAACCGAAAATATGCTGCAGGCTACGGTTAGATGAGTTAGGGATCACGCCCGGAACATCTCTATATATTCAAGGTGTAAAAGTTAGAAAGACTAAGCCACGGGCAGGATTTGATGTTGCCTGCAAATAGAAAAGGAATTATCAAGTATGGACAGTTAACGAGGCGTGGTTTATTCTAACTAACTTAGGTAGTTTACCGGAAGCTATCGCTGCTTATAAGCAACGGATGGGAATTGAGGAAATGTTCCGTGATTGTAAAAGTGGAGGCTATAATTTAGAGGGTACAGGGTTAAGAGAAGACCGATTAATTAAAATGATTCTCTTGATGAAAATTGCCTATACTCGTGACCTTGTTGAAGGTACAATAGTCACAATAAAGCCTTTACAGAAGTATTTTTTTTGCATCAATAAACCCCAAAAAACTTATCGCAGACGCAGTACATTCGGGAGTGGCAATGATAGCCAACAGTGGGTTAATTATCTTGAAAAATATGCTGAACCTGTGGAAGAGTTAATGAAGTTAACTCGTAATAAGCGTCACTTTTATCACAAAGGTCTCAGGACTAGAACTTTGCTCACGCAAGGTTTCTAGCTATATTTGTCACCCCCTGGATCGCAGCACTTGCCATTAATTTGATGAATCCTAACCGTTTAAGACATTGGTTCGCTCATTGCTGCTACTGTACCTCATAGCATGGGAAAGTGCTGTAAATTCCGTGAGATCGCGGATGGCAGCGCTGCCAAAATAGGGGAAACTGATAGATAGGTTAAATAAAAATGAGCGAAATAAACAAGGTCGCTGGCAGTTTCAGAAGCTCTGAATCTAAGGCTGTATCTATCCCTAAACTCGCTTTTGGAGGACGCAATATGTTGGCTTCTTTAAGGGAAACGACTCGCGCCTCGGAATACGCAAATTCCCCATCCAAAAGCTT includes:
- a CDS encoding DUF2997 domain-containing protein, giving the protein METLEFVIYPDGRVQETVTGIVGASCAEVTAAIEAQLGVVLHQESTSEYFTQALHQSAEATAQVAFSDW
- a CDS encoding DUF1257 domain-containing protein, which gives rise to MSHFSQIKTQIRNLNSLEAALTDLGIDWKSGPTEVRGYRGLTSTAEVVIEQKNGYDVGFSWNGTEYELVADLQFWQQAWSVDRFLNKVTQRYAYHTVVNESAKQGFQISEQKQNQDGSIRLVVQRWCA
- a CDS encoding class I SAM-dependent methyltransferase; the encoded protein is MNTAQDHYNQQLAAVYSWMSGNPEAAIERNHALFCQLALDSAPRGLAIDLGAGSGFQSIPLAKLGFSVVAIDFCDALLSELRDRAKNLSIRTIHDDLLNFSQHIQEQAQLIVCMGDTLTHLESLSAVDSLLLDIERWLIEKGMLILTFRDYVSAELHGTQRFIPVQSDEFTILTCFLEYQENSVAVHDLLYQKQGDRWSFSASSYQKLRLNKNWLCDRLSEIGLQVLQNEMINGMVCITAKKV
- a CDS encoding ferredoxin — its product is MSELSGLGIDTASDRSGLEPELGGFLRDAPDRSGLEPELGGVLRQKGVYVDEITCIGCKHCAHVARNTFYIEPDYGRSRVVRQDGDSEELIAEAIDTCPVNCIHWVDYTELKNLEEERKDQVMPVVGFPVDMATVKAGIRQRQKNKLRDRKFKGSH
- a CDS encoding DUF433 domain-containing protein — encoded protein: MLDTNYFDPRDIPIYSIPEAAQYLRLPKDRLRSWVKGRSSETKADKPFFEPLIKLPHPKNFELLPQSKNTLLSFINLVEAHVLIAIFKATGFSRKQLSTALDYINDHLSTPQLYAGKEFERKVRNLLFKKFGQKLAASDREQEAKQILNTYFDRIVRDEAGLPLKLYPFTKLPGSDEPKTVMIDPRISFGRPVLAGTGIPTAILAERYKAGDSIDELAEDYNCDRLQIEEGIRCELPLVAA